A stretch of the Equus quagga isolate Etosha38 chromosome 9, UCLA_HA_Equagga_1.0, whole genome shotgun sequence genome encodes the following:
- the HMGCS1 gene encoding hydroxymethylglutaryl-CoA synthase, cytoplasmic produces MPGSLPLNAEACWPKDVGIVALEIYFPSQYVDQAELEKYDGVDAGKYTIGLGQAKMGFCTDREDINSLCLTVVQNLMERNSLSYDCIGRLEVGTETIIDKSKSVKTNLMQLFEESGNTDIEGIDTTNACYGGTAAVFNAVNWIESSSWDGRYALVVTGDIAVYATGNARPTGGVGAVALLIGPNAPLIFDRGLRGTHMQHAYDFYKPDMLSEYPIVDGKLSIQCYLSALDRCYSVYRKKIRAQWQKEGKDKDFTLNDFGFMIFHSPYCKLVQKSLARMLLNDFLNDQNRDKNSIYSGLEAFGDVKLEDTYFDRDVEKAFVKASSELFNQKTKASLLVSNQNGNMYTSSVYGSLASVLAQYSPQQLAGKRIGVFSYGSGLAATLYSLKVTQDATPGSALDKITASLCDLKSRLDSRTCVAPDVFAENMKLREDTHHLVNYIPQSSVDSLFEGTWYLVRVDEKHRRTYARRPSPNDDTLDEGVGLVHSSTAAEHIPSPAKKVPRLPATAAEPDAAVLSNGKH; encoded by the exons ATGCCTGGGTCACTTCCTTTGAATGCAGAAGCCTGCTGGCCAAAAGATGTGGGAATTGTTGCCCTTGAGATCTATTTTCCTTCTCAATATGTTGATCAAGCAGAGTTGGAAAAATACGATGGTGTAGATGCTGGAAAGTATACTATTGGCTTGGGCCAGGCCAAGATGGGCTTCTGCACAGATAGAGAAGATATCAACTCTCTTTGCTTGACTGTGGTTCAGAATCTTATGGAGAGAAATAGCCTTTCCTATGATTGCATTGGGCGGCTAGAAGTTGGAACAGAGACAATCATCGACAAATCAAAATCAGTGAAGACTAATTTGATGCAGCTCTTTGAGGAGTCTGGGAATACCGATATAGAAGGAATAGACACAACTAATGCATGCTATGGAGGCACAGCTGCTGTCTTCAATGCTGTTAACTGGATTGAGTCCAGCTCTTGGGATG gacGGTATGCCCTGGTAGTTACAGGAGATATTGCTGTATATGCCACAGGAAATGCTAGACCTACAGGTGGTGTCGGAGCTGTTGCTCTGCTAATTGGGCCAAATGCTCCGTTAATTTTTGACCGAG GACTTCGTGGGACACATATGCAACATGCCTATGACTTTTACAAGCCTGATATGCTTTCTGAATATCCTATAGTAGATGGAAAACTCTCCATACAGTGCTACCTCAGCGCATTAGACCGCTGCTATTCTGTCTACCGCAAAAAGATCCGTGCCCAGTGGCAGAAAG agggaaaagataaagattttaCCTTGAATGATTTTGGCTTCATGATCTTTCACTCACCCTATTGTAAACTGGTTCAGAAATCTCTAGCTCGGATGTTGCTGAATGACTTTCTTAATGACCAGAACAGAGATAAAAATAGTATCTATAGTGGCCTGGAAGCCTTTGG GGATGTGAAATTAGAAGATACCTACTTTGATAGAGATGTGGAAAAGGCATTTGTGAAGGCTAGTTCTGAACTCTTTAATCAGAAAACAAAGGCATCTTTGCTTGTatcaaatcaaaatggaaatatgtaCACATCTTCCGTGTATGGTTCCCTCGCTTCTGTTCTAGCACA GTACTCACCTCAGCAGCTGGCAGGAAAGAGGATTGGCGTGTTCTCTTATGGTTCTGGTTTGGCTGCCACCCTTTACTCCCTTAAAGTTACACAAGATGCCACACCAG ggtctgctcttgataaaatAACAGCAAGTTTATGTGATCTTAAATCAAGGCTTGACTCAAGAACTTGTGTGGCACCAGATGTTTTTGCTGAAAACATGAAACTCAGAGAGGACACTCATCACTTGG TCAACTATATTCCTCAGAGTTCCGTCGATTCACTCTTTGAAGGAACGTGGTACTTAGTGAGAGTGGATGAAAAGCACAGAAGAACGTATGCTCGGCGCCCCTCTCCAAATGACGACACTTTGGATGAAGGAGTAGGGCTTGTGCACTCGAGCACAGCTGCTGAG cATATTCCAAGTCCTGCTAAGAAAGTGCCAAGGCTCCCTGCCACAGCAGCAGAACCAGACGCAGCTGTCCTCAGTAACGGGAAGCATTAA